One Longimicrobium sp. genomic window, CGCGCCACGAATACCACATTTTGGAGACGTGGGAGACGGGGATCGCGCTGCAGGGGACCGAGGTCAAGTCGCTGCGCGAGGGGAAGGCCAACCTGGCCGACGCCTACGCCCTGTTCGACCGCGGCGAGCTGTGGCTCCACGCGCTGCACATCTCGCCGTACGAGCACGGCAACCGCTTCAACCACGACCCGCTGCGCCCGCGCAAGCTGCTGATGCACAGGAACCAGCTGCGCAAGCTGGTGGGGCAGGTCGAGCAGCAGGGGCTCACCCTGGTGCCCCTGGACATCCACTTCACCCGCGGGATCGCCAAGGTGAACCTGGCGCTGGTGCGCGGCAAGAAGCTCCATGACAAGCGCGACTCCCTCCGCCAGCGCGACCAGGAGCGCGAGATGCAGCGTGGCTTCAAGGACTACCGCGA contains:
- the smpB gene encoding SsrA-binding protein SmpB, which codes for MVNPPTKQGSGDRVVAQNRKARHEYHILETWETGIALQGTEVKSLREGKANLADAYALFDRGELWLHALHISPYEHGNRFNHDPLRPRKLLMHRNQLRKLVGQVEQQGLTLVPLDIHFTRGIAKVNLALVRGKKLHDKRDSLRQRDQEREMQRGFKDYRDA